The proteins below come from a single uncultured Fibrobacter sp. genomic window:
- a CDS encoding GGDEF domain-containing protein, which translates to MKDLDQTIVTGNKTIRFQPSEMRPHLVVLYPQSQFKQIALSVGSVILGRGSDADVHLDDELVSRKHCKISFDGLHITVEDLGSTNGTYVDGNAITTAILGPDNRLQIGTMVLKVEFKDATEEAIDRELFEAATTDALTKIANRRTFMDRSLGELALARRNNYYVHCIMVDIDHFKRVNDTWGHQCGDVVLKEVAKILKNEKRESDLLARYGGEEFVLLLCGIGPEDAKKSAERLRAAVENHRFAWNDTIIPVTISLGLASKQGEFIGKIDELIAESDKYLYIAKEGGRNQVTSA; encoded by the coding sequence ATGAAGGATTTAGACCAAACTATCGTCACAGGAAACAAGACGATCCGGTTTCAACCGAGTGAGATGCGACCACATCTCGTCGTGTTGTATCCTCAATCCCAATTCAAGCAAATCGCCCTCTCTGTTGGCAGCGTCATCCTCGGTCGCGGCAGCGATGCCGACGTCCACTTGGACGACGAACTCGTGAGCCGCAAGCACTGCAAAATCAGTTTCGACGGGCTGCACATCACCGTGGAAGACCTCGGCAGCACCAACGGCACTTACGTCGACGGCAACGCCATCACCACGGCAATCCTTGGTCCCGACAACCGCCTGCAAATCGGCACGATGGTCCTGAAAGTGGAATTCAAGGATGCCACCGAAGAGGCTATCGACCGAGAACTTTTCGAAGCAGCGACGACGGATGCGCTCACCAAGATTGCGAACCGCCGCACCTTCATGGACAGGAGCCTCGGTGAACTTGCGCTCGCAAGGCGCAACAACTATTACGTTCACTGCATCATGGTGGACATCGACCACTTCAAACGCGTGAACGACACATGGGGCCACCAGTGCGGCGATGTCGTGCTCAAGGAAGTCGCGAAAATACTCAAGAACGAGAAGCGCGAATCCGATTTGCTTGCCCGCTACGGTGGCGAAGAGTTCGTGCTGCTTCTCTGCGGTATCGGCCCCGAAGACGCGAAAAAGAGCGCCGAGCGCCTCCGCGCCGCAGTCGAGAACCACCGCTTTGCTTGGAACGACACGATCATTCCCGTGACGATTTCACTGGGGCTTGCCAGCAAGCAAGGGGAATTCATCGGCAAGATTGACGAGCTCATCGCCGAAAGCGACAAGTACCTCTACATCGCAAAAGAAGGCGGCCGCAACCAAGTCACCTCCGCGTAA